A region from the Ralstonia pickettii genome encodes:
- a CDS encoding DUF4178 domain-containing protein — protein sequence MFHANCPACGAPVELKSAAAVMAVCSFCKSTLLRDGETLSDIGKMSAVLEDYARVQIGTTGRYKNKAFTVVGRIQLRYDAGFWNEWYVLFDDGTDGWLAEASGQVTMTFARGTPANAVAFEALRPGQLYDAEGTQFTLSDLREADCTGGQGELPFRVGEGWHARVADGRREDAFITLDYSDGTAPTLYVGEATTLEVLKCQLLRTDAEIKETAGRVPGKLTNLDCPQCGTSIPFSPGVTGHVLCPSCGAGIDAATPRGDVIARARSVPQVATTLELGDKALIDGLQWQVIGVMRRTVVDGGGEWFEYLLYTPKRGFSWMVETDDGWFRANVLDRWPTRSDSRTAVLDGKVYARDEDYTARVTYAAGAFNWRVQSGDQTRVVEYTAGQESLAAESDAHELTWSKSTPVSAAQIKAWFGKVVAEPAKASSSNYMTVAVVACVLLGLLNLVPFFMAPGSVFGITFFAALLLLVPAWLVAKIGGGE from the coding sequence ATGTTTCATGCCAACTGCCCGGCGTGTGGCGCGCCGGTGGAACTGAAGTCTGCAGCTGCCGTCATGGCGGTGTGCAGCTTCTGCAAGAGCACGTTGCTGCGCGACGGCGAGACGCTTTCCGACATCGGCAAGATGTCTGCCGTGCTCGAGGACTACGCGCGCGTGCAGATCGGCACCACCGGGCGCTACAAGAACAAGGCGTTCACCGTGGTTGGCCGCATCCAGTTGCGCTATGACGCGGGCTTCTGGAACGAGTGGTACGTGCTGTTCGACGACGGCACCGACGGCTGGCTGGCCGAAGCATCCGGGCAGGTGACCATGACGTTCGCACGCGGCACGCCGGCCAATGCGGTCGCATTTGAGGCGTTGCGCCCGGGGCAACTGTACGACGCCGAGGGCACGCAATTCACGCTGTCCGACCTGCGCGAAGCCGATTGCACTGGCGGCCAGGGCGAATTGCCGTTTCGCGTTGGCGAGGGCTGGCATGCGCGCGTAGCCGACGGCCGCCGCGAAGACGCTTTCATCACGCTGGACTACTCCGACGGTACAGCACCGACGCTCTACGTGGGTGAAGCCACCACGCTCGAGGTGCTCAAGTGCCAGCTTCTGCGCACCGACGCCGAGATCAAGGAGACCGCAGGCCGCGTCCCGGGCAAGCTCACGAATCTCGACTGCCCGCAGTGCGGTACGTCGATCCCGTTCAGCCCCGGCGTGACGGGCCATGTGCTCTGCCCCAGTTGCGGCGCGGGCATCGATGCGGCCACGCCCCGCGGCGACGTCATCGCGCGCGCACGCTCGGTCCCGCAGGTAGCCACCACGCTGGAACTGGGCGACAAAGCGCTCATCGATGGCCTGCAATGGCAGGTGATCGGCGTGATGCGCCGCACGGTGGTCGACGGCGGCGGCGAATGGTTTGAATATTTGCTGTACACCCCCAAGCGCGGTTTCAGCTGGATGGTGGAAACGGACGACGGCTGGTTCCGCGCGAACGTGCTCGACCGCTGGCCCACCCGGAGCGACAGCCGTACCGCGGTGCTCGACGGCAAGGTCTACGCTCGCGACGAGGATTACACCGCGCGCGTGACCTATGCCGCCGGCGCCTTCAATTGGCGTGTCCAATCGGGCGACCAGACGCGCGTTGTCGAATACACCGCGGGCCAGGAGAGCCTGGCAGCGGAGAGCGATGCGCATGAGTTGACGTGGTCCAAGAGCACGCCTGTCAGCGCCGCGCAGATCAAGGCATGGTTCGGCAAGGTGGTGGCTGAGCCGGCCAAGGCTTCGTCGTCGAACTACATGACGGTGGCGGTGGTCGCGTGCGTGCTGCTCGGCCTGCTGAACCTCGTACCGTTCTTCATGGCGCCGGGTTCGGTATTCGGTATCACGTTCTTTGCGGCGTTGCTGTTGCTGGTGCCTGCGTGGCTGGTGGCCAAGATCGGGGGTGGAGAATGA
- the speD gene encoding adenosylmethionine decarboxylase, with translation MTRTDAALSSEEAAGAVGEHLLLDLYGVAPALLRDAAALEKALRDAASALGATILHAHLHRFDSVRAGLPAGEQGGVTGVLLLAESHLSIHTWPEHGFAAIDAFMCGTGTTHAARAVFEQALAPQRVDVRVARRGAEPASN, from the coding sequence GTGACGCGCACCGACGCAGCGCTGTCGTCGGAGGAGGCGGCAGGCGCCGTGGGCGAGCACCTTCTGCTCGATCTTTACGGCGTGGCGCCAGCGCTGCTGCGCGACGCGGCTGCACTGGAAAAGGCGCTACGCGATGCCGCAAGCGCGCTCGGCGCCACCATCCTGCATGCGCATCTGCATCGCTTTGATTCTGTGCGCGCAGGGTTGCCCGCGGGTGAGCAGGGCGGCGTCACAGGCGTGTTGCTGCTCGCTGAATCGCATCTTTCCATCCACACCTGGCCCGAGCACGGCTTTGCAGCCATCGATGCCTTCATGTGCGGTACCGGCACGACGCATGCCGCGCGCGCGGTGTTCGAGCAGGCGTTGGCGCCGCAGCGGGTGGATGTGCGCGTCGCCCGCCGCGGCGCGGAGCCTGCGTCAAACTGA
- a CDS encoding sensor domain-containing diguanylate cyclase yields MKPAPIPKNERERLASLQDMLLLSTPDEELFDRVTRTTKRVFDAPIVLVSLIDAQRQWFKSCIGLDMRETGRDISFCGHAVAEDEMLVIPDTKADPRFADNPLVTGAPHIRFYAGRPVRNLAGYPVGTLCVIDQKPRPFEQAERELLDDLASWVESGFRERELSETQRSILTELQVARHESLTDPMLGIWNRRAAMELLTRECGHAMRYGQPLSLLVVDVDHFKRVNDTYGHPAGDAVLVEIARKLRVNARPVDAVGRYGGEEFLVLLPDTTTTQATGIAERLRSAVESLEIPTPDANIRCTISVGLASCEQGQNPCTPTDLIMRADAALLAAKRLGRNRVIFDGQPV; encoded by the coding sequence ATGAAACCCGCTCCCATTCCGAAGAACGAACGCGAACGTCTTGCCTCGCTGCAAGACATGCTGTTGCTCTCCACACCTGACGAGGAGTTGTTCGACCGCGTCACGCGCACGACCAAGCGCGTGTTCGACGCCCCGATCGTGCTCGTGTCGCTCATTGACGCCCAGCGTCAATGGTTCAAATCCTGCATCGGTTTGGACATGCGCGAGACCGGACGCGACATCTCGTTCTGCGGCCATGCAGTGGCCGAAGACGAGATGCTCGTCATTCCCGACACCAAGGCCGACCCGCGCTTTGCCGACAACCCGCTGGTGACCGGCGCGCCGCATATCCGCTTCTATGCGGGGCGCCCGGTCAGGAACCTGGCTGGCTACCCCGTCGGCACGCTCTGCGTGATCGACCAGAAGCCACGGCCGTTTGAACAGGCCGAGCGCGAGTTGCTCGATGATCTGGCCAGTTGGGTCGAATCTGGATTTCGCGAGCGCGAACTCAGTGAAACGCAGCGCTCCATCCTGACCGAGCTGCAGGTTGCGCGTCACGAAAGCCTGACCGATCCGATGCTGGGCATCTGGAACCGGCGCGCTGCGATGGAGCTGCTCACGCGCGAATGCGGCCACGCGATGCGCTACGGGCAGCCGCTTTCATTGCTGGTGGTGGACGTTGACCACTTCAAGCGCGTGAACGATACGTACGGCCACCCCGCAGGCGATGCAGTCCTGGTTGAGATCGCACGCAAGCTGCGCGTGAATGCGCGTCCCGTCGATGCGGTCGGCCGCTACGGCGGCGAGGAATTCCTGGTGCTGCTGCCTGACACGACCACAACGCAGGCCACCGGCATTGCGGAACGACTGCGCAGCGCGGTGGAGTCCTTGGAGATCCCCACCCCGGACGCCAACATCCGCTGCACCATCAGCGTGGGCCTGGCAAGCTGCGAGCAGGGGCAGAACCCATGCACGCCCACCGACCTCATCATGCGCGCCGATGCGGCGCTGCTGGCCGCCAAACGGCTGGGGCGCAATCGCGTGATATTCGACGGCCAGCCGGTGTAG
- the fumC gene encoding class II fumarate hydratase, with protein sequence MTTRTERDTFGPIEVPADHLWGAQTQRSLQNFDIAGDRMPRELIDALARIKRASAVVNHRLGLLSADKANAIVSAADEVIAGKHPNEFPLVVWQTGSGTQTNMNMNEVLANRASELLGGERGEARLVHPNDDVNRSQSSNDVFPTAMHVAAVTAITRHLLPSLRTLRETLAKKAADFNDIIKIGRTHLQDATPLTLGQEFSGYVAQLQHNETHLNAALPHLCELALGGTAVGTGLNAPAGYAEQVAEELAQLTGLPFITSPNKFETMASADGLVHAHGALKTLAASLTKIANDIRWLASGPRSGLGEISIPENEPGSSIMPGKVNPTQSEAVTMLCAQVFGNDVAVNVGGASGNFELNVFRPMIAYNFLHSVRLLADGMRSFNDHCAVGIEPNRDRIDELVQRSLMLVTALNPHIGYDKSAQIAKKAHKEGTSLREAALALGYVTPEQFDAWVRPENMVGAK encoded by the coding sequence ATGACGACCCGTACCGAACGCGACACCTTTGGCCCCATTGAAGTCCCTGCAGACCACCTGTGGGGCGCACAAACGCAACGCTCGCTGCAGAACTTCGACATTGCCGGCGACCGCATGCCCCGCGAGCTGATCGACGCGCTCGCCCGCATCAAACGTGCCAGCGCCGTCGTCAACCATCGTCTCGGGCTGCTCTCCGCAGACAAGGCCAACGCCATCGTCAGTGCCGCCGATGAGGTCATCGCGGGCAAGCACCCGAACGAATTTCCTCTGGTGGTCTGGCAGACGGGTTCGGGCACGCAGACCAACATGAACATGAACGAGGTGCTCGCCAACCGCGCCAGCGAGCTGCTCGGCGGGGAGCGTGGCGAAGCGCGCCTCGTGCATCCGAACGATGACGTGAACCGCAGCCAGTCGTCCAACGATGTCTTCCCCACGGCGATGCACGTAGCGGCCGTGACGGCCATCACCCGGCACCTGCTGCCCTCGCTCCGAACGCTGCGGGAGACCCTCGCCAAGAAAGCTGCGGATTTCAACGACATCATCAAGATCGGCCGTACGCACCTGCAGGATGCGACGCCGCTCACGCTGGGCCAGGAGTTCTCCGGCTACGTTGCCCAGTTGCAGCACAACGAAACGCATCTGAACGCCGCCCTGCCACACCTGTGCGAACTCGCGCTGGGTGGCACGGCGGTCGGCACCGGCCTCAACGCACCGGCCGGTTACGCCGAACAGGTGGCCGAAGAGCTGGCGCAACTGACCGGCCTGCCCTTCATCACCTCGCCGAACAAGTTCGAGACCATGGCCTCGGCCGATGGGCTGGTGCATGCGCACGGCGCGCTGAAAACGCTGGCGGCCAGCCTGACCAAGATCGCCAACGACATCCGTTGGCTGGCCAGCGGCCCGCGCAGCGGGCTGGGCGAAATTTCCATCCCGGAGAACGAGCCCGGCTCGTCGATCATGCCCGGCAAGGTGAACCCCACCCAGAGCGAAGCGGTGACAATGCTGTGCGCGCAGGTGTTCGGCAACGACGTCGCCGTGAACGTGGGCGGCGCGTCGGGCAACTTCGAGCTGAACGTATTCCGTCCGATGATCGCCTACAACTTCCTGCACAGCGTGCGCCTGCTGGCCGACGGCATGCGCAGCTTCAACGATCACTGCGCCGTGGGCATCGAACCCAACCGCGACCGCATCGACGAGCTGGTGCAGCGCTCCCTGATGCTGGTGACGGCCCTCAACCCGCATATCGGCTACGACAAATCGGCGCAGATCGCCAAGAAGGCGCACAAGGAAGGCACCAGCCTGCGCGAGGCCGCCCTGGCGCTGGGCTATGTCACGCCCGAGCAGTTCGATGCCTGGGTGCGGCCGGAGAACATGGTCGGCGCTAAATGA
- the mdtD gene encoding multidrug transporter subunit MdtD yields MPTTPSASVDPSLKPLLWLVAMGLFMQTLDSTIVNTALPAMARSLSESPLKMQSVIIAYTLTTAMLMPASGWLADRFGTRKMFFAAIFLFTIGSLLCAESRSLTMLIASRVVQGVGGALLMPVGRLTVLRVVPREQFLPAMSFVTIPGLIGPLIGPTLGGWLVEAVSWHWIFLINIPVGVIGALVTLKVMPDVHAEDDSRFDWSGYLMLAFGMAAVSFSLDGLSELGFQHATVLVLLIFGLAALTAYWLHAGRVVGPLFPRTLFGIPSFSIGVLGNLFARIGSGGMPFLIPLLLQVSLGYTPLQAGLMMVPVAAAGMAAKPLGTWAIKRYGYRRMLSVNTVMVGLMMASFAVMTPNVPVWLRIVQLAIFGTFNSMQFTAMNTLTLKDLTGPLASAGNSMLSMVMMLSMSLGVAAAGALLTGFTDFTAGPEGRDTLAAFHKTFVCVGVMTCAAAWIFAQLSRFESTHVVKRPEMEVH; encoded by the coding sequence ATGCCCACCACGCCCTCCGCCTCCGTCGACCCCTCCTTGAAACCGCTGCTCTGGCTGGTGGCGATGGGTCTGTTCATGCAGACCCTCGATTCCACGATCGTCAACACTGCCTTGCCGGCCATGGCGCGCAGCCTGTCGGAGAGCCCGCTGAAGATGCAGTCGGTCATCATCGCCTACACGCTGACGACCGCCATGCTGATGCCTGCGTCTGGATGGCTGGCCGATCGCTTCGGCACGCGAAAGATGTTCTTCGCCGCCATCTTCCTGTTCACGATCGGTTCCTTGCTGTGCGCGGAATCGCGCAGCCTGACCATGCTGATTGCCTCACGCGTGGTGCAAGGGGTGGGCGGCGCGCTGCTGATGCCCGTGGGGCGGTTGACGGTGCTGCGCGTGGTGCCGCGCGAGCAGTTCCTGCCGGCCATGAGTTTCGTCACCATCCCGGGGCTGATCGGCCCCCTGATCGGCCCGACGCTGGGGGGCTGGCTGGTGGAGGCCGTGTCGTGGCACTGGATCTTCCTGATCAACATTCCCGTGGGGGTGATCGGCGCGCTGGTCACGCTCAAGGTCATGCCCGATGTGCACGCTGAAGACGACAGCCGCTTCGACTGGTCCGGCTATCTGATGCTGGCCTTCGGCATGGCGGCGGTGTCGTTCTCGCTCGACGGGCTGTCCGAACTGGGCTTCCAGCACGCGACGGTGCTGGTGCTGCTGATCTTTGGTCTGGCGGCGCTCACGGCTTACTGGCTGCATGCTGGGCGCGTGGTCGGGCCGCTGTTTCCGCGCACGCTGTTCGGCATTCCGAGCTTCTCCATTGGCGTGCTCGGCAACCTGTTTGCACGCATCGGCAGCGGCGGGATGCCGTTCCTCATTCCGCTGCTGCTGCAGGTCAGCCTCGGGTACACGCCGCTGCAGGCCGGGCTGATGATGGTGCCGGTGGCTGCTGCCGGCATGGCCGCCAAACCGTTGGGCACCTGGGCCATCAAGCGCTATGGCTATCGCCGCATGCTCTCTGTCAACACGGTGATGGTCGGCCTGATGATGGCCAGCTTTGCCGTGATGACGCCCAACGTGCCGGTGTGGCTGCGCATCGTGCAACTGGCGATCTTCGGCACGTTCAACTCGATGCAGTTCACGGCCATGAACACGCTCACGCTCAAGGACCTGACGGGCCCGCTGGCCAGCGCGGGCAACAGCATGCTGTCGATGGTGATGATGCTGTCGATGAGCCTGGGCGTGGCCGCCGCCGGCGCACTGCTGACGGGCTTTACCGACTTTACCGCCGGGCCGGAAGGGCGCGACACGCTGGCGGCCTTCCACAAGACGTTTGTCTGTGTGGGCGTCATGACCTGCGCGGCCGCGTGGATCTTCGCGCAGCTCTCCCGCTTCGAGTCAACGCACGTCGTCAAGCGGCCCGAGATGGAAGTGCATTGA
- a CDS encoding ATP-dependent helicase codes for MLAASPTPDTANAPATPGYLAQLNDQQRQAVEFGISGADAAETGPLLVLAGAGSGKTHTLGWRVAHLVANGADPQRILLLTFSRRAASELSNRAGHLLARAMQGERSNNALNSAGTSYKTTLPWAGTFHGIGARLLREYAERVGLALDFTIHDRSDSADLLNVVRHELNLSTKERRFPLKQTCIAIYSRAINAESPLNAVLKHHFPWCAMWETQLRTLFDAYVEAKQAQHVLDYDDLLLYWHAMVSDAELAAEIGARFDHILVDEYQDTNRLQSSILRALRPDGRGVTVVGDDAQSIYAFRAATVRNILEFPRHFSRPAHTVLLERNYRSTQPILDASNGVMRFATERFAKTLWTDRASTHRPRLISVRDEAEQARCVAEQVLHHREGGLTLKSQAVLFRTASHSAPLEIELTRRNIPFVKYGGLKFLEAAHVKDVLSVLRWAENPRNRIAGFRVIQLLPGAGPATAARVLDAMAEAADPIAALLAYEPPARLAGDWSALMALMQTLRTPKDSLEWAAELEAVGAWYSPHMERLHDDAAVRQGDLDQLARMAATYATRERFLTEMTLDPPELTSDESGDPYRDEDYLILSTIHSSKGQEWKAVYVLNAVDGCMPADLGAGSHEELEEERRLLYVAMTRAREHLDILVPQRFYVTQQTPNGDRHIYASRTRFIPPALLPLFEACAWPEPEPGADPAAEARAAAKVDLSKKMRGFWKK; via the coding sequence GTGCTTGCCGCCTCCCCCACCCCAGACACCGCCAATGCGCCGGCCACGCCGGGTTACCTGGCCCAGCTGAACGACCAGCAGCGCCAGGCGGTCGAGTTCGGTATTTCGGGGGCAGACGCAGCGGAAACCGGGCCGCTGCTCGTGCTGGCCGGTGCCGGATCCGGCAAGACGCACACCCTGGGTTGGCGCGTGGCGCACCTGGTAGCCAACGGCGCCGATCCGCAACGCATCCTGCTATTGACGTTTTCCCGCCGGGCGGCGAGCGAACTGTCGAACCGTGCCGGCCACCTGCTGGCGCGAGCCATGCAGGGCGAGCGATCGAACAACGCCCTCAATTCGGCCGGCACTTCGTACAAGACCACGCTGCCCTGGGCCGGCACCTTCCACGGCATCGGCGCGCGCCTGCTGCGCGAATATGCCGAGCGCGTGGGCCTCGCCCTCGATTTCACCATCCATGACCGCAGCGACTCGGCCGATCTGCTCAACGTCGTGCGCCATGAGCTGAACCTGTCGACCAAGGAACGCCGCTTCCCGCTCAAGCAGACCTGCATTGCGATCTACTCGCGCGCCATCAACGCCGAGAGCCCGCTGAACGCCGTGCTAAAGCACCACTTTCCGTGGTGCGCGATGTGGGAGACGCAATTGCGCACGCTGTTCGATGCGTATGTCGAAGCCAAGCAGGCGCAGCACGTGCTCGATTACGACGACCTCCTGCTCTACTGGCACGCGATGGTGTCCGACGCCGAACTGGCGGCCGAGATTGGCGCCCGTTTCGACCACATCCTTGTCGACGAATACCAGGACACCAACCGGCTGCAGTCGTCCATCCTGCGTGCGTTGCGCCCGGACGGCCGCGGCGTGACCGTGGTGGGCGACGACGCGCAATCGATCTACGCATTCCGCGCGGCGACGGTGCGCAACATCCTCGAGTTTCCGCGCCACTTTTCGCGGCCGGCGCACACGGTGCTGCTGGAGCGCAATTACCGTTCGACGCAACCGATTCTGGATGCCTCCAATGGCGTGATGCGTTTCGCGACGGAGCGCTTTGCCAAAACGTTGTGGACGGACCGCGCATCGACGCACCGGCCCCGCTTGATTTCAGTGCGCGACGAAGCCGAGCAGGCGCGCTGTGTGGCTGAGCAGGTGTTGCATCACCGTGAAGGCGGGCTGACGCTGAAATCGCAGGCGGTGCTGTTCCGCACCGCAAGCCACAGCGCGCCGCTGGAGATCGAGCTCACGCGCCGCAACATCCCGTTCGTGAAATACGGCGGCCTCAAGTTTCTGGAGGCGGCGCATGTGAAGGATGTGCTGTCGGTACTGCGCTGGGCCGAGAACCCGCGCAACCGCATTGCCGGGTTTCGCGTGATCCAGTTGCTGCCAGGTGCAGGCCCCGCCACGGCGGCACGCGTGCTCGACGCCATGGCGGAAGCGGCGGACCCGATTGCCGCGCTGCTCGCCTACGAGCCACCTGCGCGGCTGGCCGGCGACTGGTCAGCACTGATGGCGCTCATGCAAACCTTGCGCACGCCCAAAGACAGCCTGGAATGGGCTGCTGAACTCGAAGCCGTCGGCGCCTGGTATTCACCCCACATGGAGCGCCTGCACGACGATGCGGCCGTGCGCCAGGGCGATCTGGACCAGCTCGCCCGCATGGCCGCAACGTACGCGACCCGGGAGCGCTTCCTGACCGAGATGACGCTCGACCCGCCCGAGCTGACCAGCGATGAATCGGGGGACCCCTACCGCGATGAGGACTACCTGATTCTCTCGACGATCCACTCATCGAAAGGCCAGGAGTGGAAGGCGGTGTATGTGCTGAACGCCGTGGACGGCTGCATGCCGGCCGATCTGGGCGCCGGCTCGCACGAAGAACTGGAAGAAGAACGCCGGCTGCTTTACGTGGCGATGACCCGTGCGCGTGAGCATCTGGACATCCTGGTGCCCCAGCGTTTCTACGTCACGCAGCAAACACCCAATGGCGATCGGCACATCTACGCGTCGCGCACGCGCTTCATTCCGCCTGCGCTGCTGCCGCTGTTCGAGGCATGCGCGTGGCCGGAACCGGAGCCCGGCGCGGACCCCGCAGCCGAAGCGCGCGCCGCGGCCAAGGTGGACCTCAGCAAGAAAATGCGCGGCTTCTGGAAAAAATAG
- a CDS encoding YnfA family protein codes for MELLRIAVLFAVTAVAEIVGCYLPWLVLRQGKPIWLLVPAAASLALFAWLLTLHPTAAGRTYAAYGGVYIAVALVWLRLVDGVSLTRWDIGGAAIALTGMAVIALQPQAN; via the coding sequence TTGGAACTGCTTCGTATTGCCGTGCTGTTTGCCGTCACCGCCGTGGCGGAAATCGTCGGCTGCTATCTGCCTTGGCTCGTGCTGCGGCAAGGCAAGCCGATCTGGCTGCTGGTGCCGGCGGCCGCCTCGCTGGCGCTGTTTGCGTGGTTGCTGACATTGCACCCGACCGCGGCCGGCCGCACCTATGCCGCATACGGCGGCGTGTATATCGCCGTGGCACTGGTGTGGCTGCGTCTGGTCGACGGTGTGTCGCTCACCCGCTGGGACATCGGCGGCGCGGCCATTGCGTTGACGGGCATGGCCGTCATCGCCCTGCAGCCGCAGGCCAATTGA
- a CDS encoding carbohydrate kinase family protein → MTDALPLPRLVVFGEALTDFLHQGNGQWLARPGGACWNVARVAARLGVPTGYAGAISNDVFGDALFADSQAAGLDLRYLQRVDRSPLLAMVTSTQPPHYFFVGDDSADLHFDAQALPAGWQTAAEIAHFGCISLAREPLGSRLVALAETLAAQGTRITFDPNWRTAMNAPHYAPLLLRMAAIASDIKVSDEDLRQLFPGDADPLATLRTLAPQADILLTLGADGMEWLAAVHGGQDDARIAQPAFAVPVADTVGCGDAAMGAWLASQLQSPEAPPQAHLRQAAAAAALTATRAGAYAGTQAEIDALLEAHAASPA, encoded by the coding sequence ATGACCGATGCCCTGCCACTGCCCCGCCTTGTCGTCTTTGGCGAAGCGCTCACCGATTTCCTGCACCAAGGCAACGGCCAATGGCTCGCCCGGCCAGGCGGCGCATGCTGGAACGTGGCGCGCGTGGCGGCGCGTCTGGGTGTACCCACGGGCTACGCCGGCGCCATCAGCAACGACGTGTTCGGCGATGCGCTCTTCGCCGATTCCCAGGCCGCCGGGCTCGACCTGCGCTATCTGCAGCGCGTGGATCGCTCGCCGTTGCTCGCGATGGTCACGTCGACCCAGCCGCCGCACTACTTCTTCGTCGGCGATGACAGCGCCGACCTGCATTTCGATGCGCAAGCCCTGCCCGCCGGGTGGCAAACCGCCGCGGAAATCGCCCACTTCGGCTGCATCAGCCTGGCGCGCGAGCCGCTCGGCAGCCGCCTCGTGGCGCTAGCCGAAACGCTGGCCGCGCAAGGCACTCGCATCACCTTCGACCCGAACTGGCGCACGGCGATGAACGCTCCGCACTACGCGCCGCTGCTGCTGCGCATGGCTGCCATCGCATCGGACATCAAGGTGTCGGATGAAGACTTGCGCCAGCTGTTTCCCGGTGATGCCGATCCGCTCGCCACGCTGCGCACCCTCGCGCCGCAAGCCGACATCCTGCTCACGCTCGGGGCCGACGGCATGGAATGGCTGGCAGCGGTGCACGGCGGGCAAGACGATGCGCGTATCGCCCAACCGGCCTTTGCCGTGCCGGTGGCGGACACCGTCGGCTGCGGCGATGCCGCGATGGGCGCCTGGCTGGCGAGCCAGCTGCAGTCGCCCGAGGCGCCACCGCAGGCGCATCTGCGCCAAGCCGCTGCGGCGGCCGCCCTCACCGCCACGCGCGCCGGCGCGTATGCGGGCACGCAAGCCGAAATCGATGCGCTGCTGGAGGCGCACGCCGCCTCGCCCGCCTGA